The Pseudomonadota bacterium genomic sequence GATATGATTTCGGTTTTTACAAGGCAGGTTCACATATTCGTTTCTCTTATGCAAACAACATGGAAATGTTGAAGGAAGGCTGCGAACGTTTAGAAGCCTGGCTGCAAACACTGTAATTCCAATTCCAAATCAAAGCGCTATCATCGTTGTCTTCGTCATCGGCTCCTCTATTTCTGGGGCTCACGTCGCCCCCTCCACCAGCAAAGCTGTCGGAGCCTCCCCTTCTCGCTCACTTTGTGAGCTAAATAATATGCTTGCCTCTCGACGTTTTGCTTAGGACAACCCGACACCGATACTTATCCTAATGGAAAATTGGGTTTAAAGAACAGATTGCCTTGCCCTCCGCCTTTTAATGAGCGTGACAATAAAGATTACGATTGCCAGGACTATTGACCCGCCAAGCACGGCAATACAACTGAAAATAGTTGTCATAATCTTTTCCTGAAAACCCTTCCCGATGGCAAATACTACTTCCTGACCGGTTTTCCCTTCAGAATACCATGCAGCAATCTCGTAAGCCCCCGGCTGTGTTATGGTAAATTCCAGCACCGCAATCCCTGACTTCCCGAATGAATAGGAATAGCTCATCGAGGGGCTTGCAAGCGCAACCGGTTGTCCGGTAGCTTTGGACAAAACGTTGCATCTCATTTGTGGTATCTTCTGGCCTGTCTGATACACCTTATCCCCTATTAAACTCTGATATTCATAAAAAATGATATATTTACCCTTTACTGTCAGGTTCATATCATATTTGCCCGGAACAACTATCCGCGCAAGCGATTTATCGAGGCCGCTCAGACTGTTGAGAAGAAGCAATACAAACGATGCAATGCCAACCACGAGTATAAGCGCGGACAGGGCGTAAAACCAGCGACTCGGGCCGTGTTTTTGACCAATATTTCCATAAGGCGGCGCCTGTGAAATTACTGGCTCATTTGGGGTGCTTATTGCAGAGCTTTCCTGCATGGCAATCTCAACAGGCTGCCCACAATTCGAACAAAACTTTGTGCCTGATTTTACTTCAGATTTACAATATGGACATTGCATATTATGCCTCGCTTTCTTTTTTTAGAGCCATCAGTACATGGCTTTGCTTTTCATTAAAACGGTTTTAAATCTCCAGCCATTGTTATTTATTACATTTTCAACGATTGAACGGGTTTTTCCATAATCCCAGGTATAGTCAATAATCTTACCACCAGGACCGTACCGTACCTCTTTGACTTTGCCAAAGAGGGTTTTGCCGCTTGTAAAACTCCCGGTTTTAAATCCCCCGTCAATATCCATCCCTGAACCGGTTTCTTTGATCATCTCCCAAAATACTGCTGTATGTTCAGCTTCTTTTACCAGCAAACATGCCGCATATTCTACTTTCTTTTTGCCCACGCCCCAGTTTGCATCTGCCAACACACTCTTTATTTCCAGATCTGTTTTGTCGCTCCTGCTAACGGACAATCCAGGATATTTTGATAACTCCTGCTCCACTGCGCTCAGTACAGGTTCTTTTGAGCTTGCAGCGGTGTCGACAACACCGGCAGTTTCGGGTCTGGTCGGACGATCTTCATCAACATTCAATTTTGTTCCGCATTGTCCGCAAAAATGATCTTCCAGTCCTACTCTGTTTCCGCAATTACTGCAAAACTATAGGGAGTTTGAACCATTCTCCTTTCAATGCCTTAATCATCAGAACAATCCAGAGCAGTAAACCCGTCAACAATAGCAGAACTGATATTAACCACCCTAAGTATGGGATTGCCCCCAGAAACATTGATGCAACAGTAATAAATGAAAAAGTTACCAGTGATTGCATCGCGTGAAAACGAACGAATCTGTTGCTTTTCTCCAGGATCAGAAAAGCAATGCCGGTAATCCATCCCAGCAGATAACAGAGTAAACCTTCAATGTTTTCATCGATTCCAAGTGATGTTTTAGACTTACAATCTTCTTCCATGACATGCCCTATCTATAAACAGTTCAAAAAGCTTAAACGGTTCAGTTGGGGTCTTCCCTTCTCACGTTGCCCCATTCACAGACATACGCCTGAAAACAAGGGTATTAAAACACACTTCAGTTGTCAATATAAATGTAGTAAACTTTGGAATGGAATCAAAAACATTGAAATGGTTTTTTATTATAGTGATTCTCTGTACCGCCCTTTTGTGTCCTGGGTTTGCTCTGCCGGTGGAGGGGGCTACCCCCACTACGGGAGAACAGGCGCAAGCCGATGCACAAGACATCAAAGAGATAGATAGCTTACAAAGCTTCGCATCAGATAGAGAAGAATTTATATGGAAGGGCTGGGCCTTTAACCTTGGGAAGGATGTTACTGAAATTATTGCCAACCTCGGAAAACCTGGCAGAATTACAACAAAGAGGATCAGAAACCGCCACGATCCAAAGCAGACAGACATAATTTCCAACCTCTTTTACGATGGACTGGAGGTTGCAACGTATCAGGCGGGCTACGATAAAAAAGAGTTTATTATATTGGTAGCCATTAAGAACAGTAGATACAAAGCAAAATTTGATATCGTTATCGGCAGTAAAAAAGATAATATAATAAGCATACTGGGAAAGCCTTCAAAGCAGAAGAAAAATATCCTCACATATGAGGATAAAAGCGGTTATGCTGATGTAAATTTTTATTTCAGAAACAATATGGTATATAAAATTGAATGGCTCGTCTTTCCTGATTGATACATGGATCTTTTAAAAAAAAGGAGCAAAAATAATGCATAATCAAATAAAAATAATCATACCGGTTTTTTTATTGTTTTTGTTCTTCAATCTGCAAGCCATTATTGGCAGCGATATCGAATCGCCAGGCACATGCTATGCTCAGGCTACAGGCACTTCCACAAACGCTTTTGATCAAAAGAACAATCTGGAGATGGCGAAAAAACTCCGCGCGCAAGGGACGGACCTGCAAAAGAAGGGGCAACTTGCCGACGCTATCGACAAATACGAACTGAGCCAGAGCTATTACCCTGATGCAACACTTGCCGGTCATATTAAGACACTTCGCAATGCCCTTGCAAAGCAGTATATGGAGGCAGCAAAAAAGCTCCGGGAAGAAGGCGCCGTGCTTCAACAACAGGGCAAGATAGAGGCTGCAATAGAAAAATATATGCTGGCCCAAAAATATTATCCGGATGCTAAATTGGCAGAGCATATATCGGGGTTGCAGAAAGCTTATAGTAAACCGAAATTTGAACTTGGCGGGAAGCCTGAAGGATTTAAGGAGGAACTGGTTGCGATTGAACGATTAAAAAAAGACCCAAGCAGGGCTAACATAGACGCCCTTGCCGAGTTGCGTTATCAGTATGCCCTTACCCTCACCCAGGTTGCGGCTAAGAAAAACAATGAAGATGCATATAAACTTGCATTTCAGTATGCTCAGTCGGCGACTGAACTCTCCCCGGATAACGCCGATTATTGGTCTGTTTTGGGACAACTCTACGATACTATGGGGGATGATGCGATTGCAGAAATAATGGCTGAAGATGCCCTGCAAAGGGCTGTGGCGATCAATCCGAATGACGTGAGGAAACGATTACTTCTTGGACAATTCTTTTTTCGACACGAAAACTATACAAATGCTCTCAAGCAGTTTGAAACAGCACTGAAGATAGATCCGAAATTTCTTTCATCTCCATTAATTGCGACTATGTGCTCATCTTATATTCTAAGCGCAGGGCCTGCGAGGGGTCTCAATTTTTTCAGAGAGATTCTTCCGACGCAAGCTAATCCGGACAGCGTCAGATTGGCCATTGCCATACTCCTTCATGAACAAAAAAACACTGTTCAGGCGAGGGAGGAACTCAATAAGATTGTAAATAGAAAAGAGGCCTCTTCAGAAAATCGTGAGTATGCCTTAATGCTACTGGAAGATTGGAAAAAGGAGGGGGTGAAACCATGAAGAGCATCCTCCGATCCATTTTATTTTGCTTCCTTGTAGCTTTTTTTACAATCGGAGCAGATTATTCCCCATCCGGCTACAATGTCTTGATAGATCGTGAAAACCTTTATCAACCATATGCTGAACTGAAGCCGAAGATTTTTGAGTTAGAAGGTGCATTAAACCCTGACGGCACAATCAATAAAAACGCTGAAGGCTACCAAAGGGCAGTGGAAAAACTGAAACCTGTTTATGAATCAATGATGAAAACAGGACAGGCAGGTGAGGAAAAACGAAAGGTTATTTTGGATTATTTGTATAATAAAGCGAAGATAGAGAAAAAAAACGAACCCGAATTATCAGGAACAGATCCGTCTGAGCGCAAAGGTATCTTTTCAGACCGTGAGAGCACAGCAAAATCTGCTTCAGACTATGAAAAAATTGCAAAACAATACGAGGCATACGCAAAAGATAATGGATTTACCTTTCAACGTGAGGGTGACTATATAAACATCAAAGAACTCGATGTCCCGCTTCATCGACCGGCAGGGCCTCAGGATCCAATTGGCAGCAGCGCCCATGATGCAAGAGTAGACGCGCAGACAAGCGGGACGGAAACAGCAGGATCTGCTTATGGACAGAAAAAATATCAGGGCGTGGGAGGGGAGTTTGCGGATCAGGACGTGAAAGGAAAGGCCCTCGACAGTATCAAAAAGATTCAGGAACCCTTAAATAAAACTGCAGAAACATCATGGCAGCAATACGAGCAACAAATGAAAATCGCCAAGGAGGCAAACAGGATAAATCAAGCCGCAGGGCGACCGGAAGATGAGCTACTTAAGGCCGTTAAGGAAGGAAAGATGGACCCTGATTTGATGCCGGAGCTGAAAGAAACGGTAAAAGAAAGGGCGCTAAAGCAGACTAAGGAAGCCTGGCCCGAAATAGAGAAAAAAAATGCCAAAAATATAGAAGAGCAGACAAAGAAGATTACTGATCCGGAAACACCTCCTGCAGAAAAACAAAGGCTGAAGGCCGAGTTGAATGATGCCATTCGACGGCAGCAGAAAACAACGCAAACAATAATGAATAGTGACGAAGGGGCTGCGTTTAAGTCAGTGACAGGCAAAACACCGGAAACCTCGATAAATGAATTGAAAACAACAGTTTCTACGACAGTAACATCGAAGATTAAATCCGCGGCTTCGACCTTTAACCCTTTTGAGCCGGTAATAGGCTATGTAAAAACACCGACAAGCGCAACAGCAGGTGCAGGTGCGGCCCTGGCCGTCCTTTTTCTCTATGAAACATGGAGAGAAAAGAAGAAAGAACAGCAGCCCTGGGAGAGTGAACCGGAGGTGGCAGCAAAGGCTCTCTGGGAGGCAACAGGCATACCGGGAGCTATAAGTATTGGGGATAACGCAGCCCAGAAAGCACTCAAAGAGTACCGGGACTGCGTGAATGCCGGCAGAAAAGACTGTTCCAAGATGACGACCGTACTCAAAGCAAACGTCTATGCCGTCAAAGATGCCGGCATTGCCATTGTAACGGGCATTGCTAACATACCCAATTTTGTCATCAATACCCCGCTTCGCTGGGATGCCGATAGCGCTGAGGAAACAGCAAAGGAAATGGAAAAACGCGTTGAACAATACCGTCCCATAGGGGCTTTAAGAAAGCTTGCGTTGGAACTCTCAGGGCTGGCGAATGAAGCAGATACCCAATTGAGATCCTTTGTCCCTCTCGACGAGCAGGCATGGAACCTGCAAAAACAGGTGATCTCTATAAGCAGCAGTCAACTGCAATTGGACGGATCTATTAAAAGGCTGAAAAATCTGTGCGTATCAGCGAAAGAGATGAATAAAAAAACCGCAACTGTGAAAAATCCTGCTGAAATATACGCGAATCTTACAAAACGGCTTGCTGTGGTGAAGCAATACGCCCAACAAACATGCAGCGCTTCAAATCAAGCGATAAAGACTTTCAATGAAGGCAAAATTGACGAAAAAGGCCTCGAATCATACAAGGCCAATATAAAATCAACATACCTCGATCAAGCCGAGACGCAGTACGCCTATGCCCAACAGGAAATGACGGCGCTGAAAGGTGCTGTCGGTGAAAAGACCGATCTTGCATCTCAGGCCGTGAACGCACAGAAGGAATTTAAGGAATACATGGATTTCATACAGGCTGTATCCAAGAACGCCGCCAAACTGAACGATGATTACGTGAAAAAGATCATTCAACTTAACGCTACCGTCACAGATTTTAACAATGCTTTGGGCAGATTTCATACAGGCGTGAAATATTTTTATAACGAGAAAGACGTTAAGGAACAGCAGGAAATTTTAGAGATTGCCCGCCAGGTTGATGCGCTGAAAATTGATACCAAAAGCGCCGTGGAACACGAGGGCAAGATCAAAGACTTTTACCGTTTTACCATTGATGTTACAAAACTTGCGCAAATAAAACCCGAATCCTGTCCGGAGATGGATCAACTTGTTTTACCGCCTCAGGGCGCTGATCCTTTAGCCCCGGCATTTGAGGAGGCCGGGAAAATGATCGCTGAAGGGCGCAATTGTTATGCCAATTTAAAAGGCACTGCACAGGTTAAGACCGAAGTTTCAATCAGGGTATCGCCTGCAAGCGCCGAGATATTTGTTGGCGATATGATGACTTTTATTGCATCGCTTACTCCGGAAACAAAAGACACGCAGAATTATTTCAGATGGACGGTGAACAATCAGGAATCAGGCAACAAGGGCAGTTCTCAGTCCTTAAAGATCGGACGCCAAGGCAGCCACACAGTCAGGGTGGAGGCGTTCAGAACTACGGGCAGCACAGGACAGAAAATAGGCGAGGCAACATATTCGCTCATTGCAAAAGAAAAAGAACAGGTAAAGGTATCAATCTATATCTCCGGGCCGGGTCAAATAAAGATGGGCCAATCAGGCACATACACGGGGATGATCTCCGAGACGAATGTTCCCGAATCTTCATTATATTTCAAATGGACAATCGATGAGAAGGAAGCCGGCAGCGGAAAGACTATCTCGTTCAATGGAAACACTCCCGGTGTACATGCAATCGGGGCAGAACTATGGATGAGGGGAAATCCGGACACGAGGGTTACACAGGCAGGGTACGCGGTAGTCGTGGAAGGTCAGCCTGCGCCTCCAAAGGATAAAGACAGTACAATAAAGAAAAATCAGTACGAAGAGTGCATAAGCAGTGAAAAGAAGTATTACGAAAACGCGGTGAATTGGTTTCCCAAGATCAGGAACAAGGATTCTTATCCACACTATAGCTGTCAGCCCATGGGTGCAACTCAGGAATATCCCCCCAAGCAGTGTTGTGATGCATACTATACAACCCGAAATCAACCGGGCACGTGGAACGAAGCTTGGCTTGTATTGCAGGAATGCGGATGGAAAGAGGAAACAAAAAAGAGAAAAGAGGCCTTTGATAAAAAAGTGGAGGCATGCCGTAAAAAATATCCTGATGCAAAGCCGTAATAAACATGAAAAGTGAGAATGCAATTCATTCATAAACATATGAGGTAATTAAAATGGTAAAACCCAAACACTGCAACATCTTGCATATAATCCTCTGTTTCATAATGATATCCGCCGGCATAGCTACCGGACTCTATGCCCAAACCGGCCCTGCCGGGGCGGCAAAGGATGACCGCGACCCCATACAGGTAAAACTTCTCGGCTCCCCGAGATTTGTAAATGCGCCAAAAGATGTTGCCATCGCCAGGATGCTTCTTAGTGTCAAAAACGGCAGTCTCAGCCCCGAAGGTTTTTTCAAGGGACTCGGTAACACTGGCGGCAATATGAAAGATGTTATACGGGTAAAGACAAGCCTTAATAATGAAGGCCTTGGAAGCGAGTTTCTGGGTGAACATTACGGCGAAGGCGGCACCCGTGTTGAGGAAAAGCTTTTAAGCTGGCGGCGGGCTCAGACCGAAGCAGCCATAAAAGATGTAATTAAAGGCAGAAGCAGCAACTCCAGCGTTTTCGTTGCATATGTGGGGAGTTGGGTGGGCCAGCCTTCAACAGCGTTAAAATTCGAAGGCGATATTGATTTCAGTTTCGTATCCAGGGACACAAACATTATTTCTGCGCTTAAGAGTGCCTTTGAGGCAAAGCTTATGGAGCGCACAGGACTTTCCTCCCAGGCAATAGATTCGGTCTGCACAGCCCACGGCAAGGCCGGGCTTGAGGTCTACATCGGGCAGCACGGGGCGGAATTCGCCTTGTCTCAGATGAAGATAGTGGATGAAATTTTGTTTTCCGAAGAAGGATTGAGGCGTCTTTCCGAAGACTCAGCAGCAGGCACTGTGCGGGGCGCACTCGGAGAAGCAATTGACCGGGTTGTCAGGGAGTCCGAATTTCAGACATCAGATCCTCGCATAGCCTCTTCTAAATACAATGCAGAGCCGGGTCTTTCTATGGAAAATCTGCGCCACTTTTATTCCGATATCGTGAAAGAAGGGATCTACAGCCCTGTTGATACGGTTATTAAGGCTGCTAAATATGTTGACCGTAGCAATAACGCACTAATGAAATATCTGGGCATAGGTTCTTCCGATCCCGGCTTGAGCGCTTTAAGCGGAGAGCTTGACAAGCTGAAAAAAGAGTCAAAAGTAAAACAGATGGATCAAAAGATCAGGGCTTATTTCCAGGAGAAATACGGGGCTATGCCTTTTTCACGGTTTGAGATCACTACGTCCAATACAGGCGGTCCATGGCTTGTCACAAGGCCGAACAAGGAGATTATAAACAGGTTTAATGAAGACTGTGTCAGCGCAATGTGGAAGAATGTGGAAACAGGGTACGGCAAAAGGATTGACGACATCAAAAAACAGCTTGATCGTTTAAGCGAACTTGAAGGCAATGAATCCACAAAAGAGCAGGCGAAACAGTTGGAGGATAAACTAAGTAAAGAGATTGACGACCTTGAAAAGATGGCAGATACGGAGATGGGCGTATTACGGGACGCCGGGCTGACGCATGAAGGCGTTGCAAAGCTTCACGAAGATTTCAAGTCACTTGCAGGCGAATTCAGACAGGGGAGAGGAAAGGCCACCCCTGACATGCTAAAGGACAAACAATACCTGAAGGCACAGTTCGAGGCAAAGACAAAATTAGGCCGTATGCTCGGCATTGCATATCTGATGAACAAGATCGAGAAGGGATTGGACTTGGGCGATAAGGGTATAAGCTCGATAAATTTTTATCTCGACATCCTTGACGACAAACTGCTCGGTGAACTCAGGGGCGATAACCCTGATTTCGACAGGTTTGTGACCGAATACAAGGAGACAAAAACTCTTAAAGACTCCCGGTCAAAATCCTCTGCCCTGAAGGGTTTGAAAGGCACTGTTGCGAACGGAATACAGCAGGTTAACCGTAAATGCAACGAGGCCATACAATCTACTGCAGTGGGGCGCGGAGCAGTAAAGGGTTTAATCGCCATCGGACTGATTGAGGAAGGAGCAGCCTATCGCGATGCATATTTGAAGGGCGGCTGGGGCGAACTGGCTACCGAATTCTTCCGCAGGCGCGTGCCCTTTGGTTCTTCCGTAGAACAGGCAATTATGGGGAATTACCTCGAAGCAGGATGGGAAGTTGTCACTACCCTCGTTCCACCCTTAGGTCTTGCGCAGGCTGCATACGGGATAGGCAGGTATGTGCTGATTGATATGCCCGTCACTTTTTACTGGACCGAGCAGCTTAACGTCTTTGTTGACACCCTCTATGCCACAGCTACATTCAAGCTCATAGGTGTTGAATCATACGAATCTGCAAAGATCGGTACGTGGCGTCTCATTTCTGCTAAATATTCAGGCGGTGTGCTGAATGTTGAACAGTTTTCAAGATATAAAAAAGAACAGGTCGAGGCAATGCGGCAGCAGTTAAAAAAAGGTCTTTCACAGCGGGACATGTCTTTAAAGGCGTATTACACTTTGACCGACAGGGCCTTTATAAATGAAATGCTGAAGAAAAACATAGCAGCAACCGACCCGGCGCTCAACCTCATCCAGCAGATGATGAGCAACGAGTATGTGGGGTCAAGGCTCCTGCAGCATTACGGAGACATCTACACAATGCGCTGGGAGGAGGCAAAGCTCAACTTCGTACTGAACATGATTCATCAGCTCGAGGATAGAAAAGCTATTGACGATGCCCTGCTGAGGGGGATGCTGCCCGAACTGTTCGCTGAATTGAACAAGATTGCCAAAGAGCTGAAGATCGATGCAGCACTGGAAAAAGAAATGGACAAGGAGCTTGATACGAACAACCTTAAGTCCGTATTCAGGTGGCTCTGGAATGTAAAGCGCGATTTGTTAAGTGAAGGACAGATGGAGAGCGATTATACAAAGGCCGGCGAAATTGTGAAAAAATACCTTGACGCCTACAAGATCGTCTATGAAGCACGGCAGGAATCCGAGGCAATCTTTGCCGCAGGCAGCCCTGCCGAACATGGGGTAAGGATACTGACCGGGTCGGATTTTCTTATTGCAAAACCCGAAGGGGACAAGAGAACTGCGCTTCAATATTATCAGTTTGTAATAAATACAAAGAATTCTGTTGAGAAACAGCTTCTCGAAATCAAGACGACCTGTATCCCGGAGGCAAAACTCGACAGCGAATACGATAAGAAAACTCTCGGGTACGTAGTCCAGAATAGTGTGTGGCAGGGTCTATGGAGTGCGCTTTTTCAAAAGGACCATACCCTGTATGGTTCGGCTCCTAAATGGGCAAAGGAGCATAATGTACAGAGCACTGCCGCAATTAAGGGCTTCAGAGAGTATTATTCGAAAAACTGCGTATTAATCAGCATTGAAGGCAATCCTGCGCCGCCATATGCACTCGGACAGGATGTAAAGTTAAAGGCAATCGTGAAATTCACTGTGCCGCCGAAAGAGCCGCCTGTTCTGCGTTATGTATGGAGCGACATGAAGGGCTCGCTTCGCTTTGCCGAGCAGTCCGATACACTTAAAATCAATACATCGGTTGCCGGAACATTCGGTGTAAAAATAGAAGTTCAGAAAGCGGAAGCTGGCAAGTGGGAAAAGTTCGGCGAAGCGACGTATACATTTACCATTCAGAAGGCATCAGTAAGAATATCCGCGGATGACAAAGCCGTTGTGGGTCAGATTGTAGAATACAAAGCAGCCGTTGACATAGACCTCTCCCTCAAACCCTCTCTCAAGTATGCATGGAGCTACGAAGGACAGTCAAATATCTTCAGCAATGCCGAAGGATTTAAATGGTCTCTGGTAAAACCAGAAACAATCAATGTTAAGCTCGTTGTTTATCAGGTAATAGAGGGAAAATCCATGCTGGTAGGCGATGCCAAGCATCAGATGGTCGTAGAAAACCCAACGGTTTCCATGTACATTGACGGACCGAAAAGGACCATGATCGGGCAGGATATAACACTCACAGCAACAATAAGATCCATAGACAAAAAGGCACAGTTTGCTTATATGTGGTATCAGAACGGTCAACAACTTGGCAGCAAAGGCAACACCCAGACTATCCAGGCGCCAAGACAAGGCAGTTACACCATTAAGACTGAAGCATATCAGGCAATTATGGGAAAGTGGCAGAAGGTCGGAGAAGCAACTTATCCCCTTGAGGTCCAGGCGGCGTATGGATACATATATATCAGCACAGCCAAAGACAAAATAAAAGTAGGTGAATCGACAACATTAAACGGTATGGTTTCCGAGACGAATGTTATGAACCAGGGGCTGTTCACGTTTAAATGGATTGTAAACGGACAGGCCAGGGGCGCAGGCAGTTCATTCAACTTTGCAGGGAGTTCGCCGGGAAGATATGAGGTGTTCCTGGAACTCTGGATGATGGAACAATCGCAACAGGTACGGCTTGCGCAGACAAGCCGCTTCGTTACGGTAGAAGATGCTTCAAAAAAACCGGGCAGCGATACAACCAAAAAACCTGATGTGCCCAAGCCGCCTCCAAAAAAATACGAGCAGCTCACAGACAAGGAAAGACAGAATGTACTTGACTGTCTATGCCAGTGCAACAGCACTGCAGTTCCCGGCGCTGTTTCCACTTATTATGATCCTAAACCAAGTAACAGCTCCCCGCACTGTGCTAAAACATCCAACGGCCCATGCATCAACCAGGGATTCGGATGCTGGAGGCATTTCCCCATAAACACCGGGGATTGTTCAAAGAAGTGTTATGGAAAGTATAATGTGGAATCGGTCCCTGATGCAGCAGTAAATCTGGGTAAAGGAACGGATACGAAGAAATAGATTGCCACGGGCAAGCCCGTTGACAGGGCATAGGAAAAAGCATAAATTACAACCGGGCTTGT encodes the following:
- a CDS encoding zinc ribbon domain-containing protein, with translation MQCPYCKSEVKSGTKFCSNCGQPVEIAMQESSAISTPNEPVISQAPPYGNIGQKHGPSRWFYALSALILVVGIASFVLLLLNSLSGLDKSLARIVVPGKYDMNLTVKGKYIIFYEYQSLIGDKVYQTGQKIPQMRCNVLSKATGQPVALASPSMSYSYSFGKSGIAVLEFTITQPGAYEIAAWYSEGKTGQEVVFAIGKGFQEKIMTTIFSCIAVLGGSIVLAIVIFIVTLIKRRRARQSVL
- a CDS encoding DUF4870 domain-containing protein, which encodes MEEDCKSKTSLGIDENIEGLLCYLLGWITGIAFLILEKSNRFVRFHAMQSLVTFSFITVASMFLGAIPYLGWLISVLLLLTGLLLWIVLMIKALKGEWFKLPIVLQ